From one Catellatospora sp. IY07-71 genomic stretch:
- a CDS encoding methionine--tRNA ligase: MTRVYLTTTIPYVNAAPHLGFALEAVQADVLARHHRARGHQVRLLTGTDDNSLKNVLAAEQAGLPVQDFVDANAARFAALREPLALSYDDFIRTSRDPRHRPGVEALWRACADDLYQDTYEGLYCVGCEHYLTPDELDGAGHCPEHRTAPQRITEHNWFFRLSRYAAPLREAITGGRLRIEPESRRNEVLAFIDAGLRDFSVSRSQARARGWGITVPEDPGQVIYVWWDALGNYLTALGYGTGGDAYRTWWEQADRRVHVIGKGVLRFHAVYWPAILLSAGLPLPTDILIHDYLTAGGQKISKSSGTPVDPVALAGRYGTDAVRCWLLREVPRVGDADLTVERLIERADADLAGGAGNLVNRVVTMVHRYRAGRVPADATPVAEAKELVEAVAEAPWTIAAGLDDFDFRRAAAAVWAVVEEANRFVEQTRPWEQAKAERSGDPDAGVRLDGALAALLTACRAVGDLLAPFLPGASALVTTQCTPGPDGTLPPPTPLFPRLTDS; encoded by the coding sequence ATGACCCGCGTCTACCTCACGACCACGATCCCGTACGTCAACGCCGCCCCGCACCTCGGCTTCGCGCTGGAGGCGGTGCAGGCCGACGTGCTCGCCCGGCACCACCGCGCCCGCGGGCACCAGGTCAGGCTGCTCACCGGCACCGACGACAACTCGCTCAAGAACGTGCTCGCCGCCGAGCAGGCCGGGCTGCCCGTGCAGGACTTCGTCGACGCGAACGCGGCCCGCTTCGCCGCGCTGCGCGAGCCGCTCGCGCTGTCGTACGACGACTTCATCCGCACCAGCCGCGACCCGCGCCACCGGCCCGGCGTCGAGGCGCTCTGGCGCGCCTGCGCCGACGACCTCTACCAGGACACCTACGAGGGCCTGTACTGCGTCGGCTGCGAGCACTACCTGACCCCGGACGAGCTGGACGGTGCCGGGCACTGTCCCGAGCACCGCACCGCGCCGCAGCGCATCACCGAGCACAACTGGTTCTTCCGGCTGTCCCGCTACGCCGCGCCGCTGCGCGAGGCGATCACCGGCGGGCGGCTGCGCATCGAACCCGAGTCGCGCCGCAACGAGGTGCTCGCCTTCATCGACGCCGGGCTGCGCGACTTCTCCGTCTCCCGCTCGCAGGCCCGCGCCCGCGGCTGGGGCATCACCGTGCCGGAGGACCCCGGCCAGGTCATCTACGTGTGGTGGGACGCCCTGGGCAACTACCTCACCGCCCTCGGGTACGGCACCGGCGGCGACGCCTACCGCACCTGGTGGGAGCAGGCCGACCGGCGCGTCCACGTGATCGGCAAGGGCGTGCTGCGCTTCCACGCCGTCTACTGGCCCGCGATCCTGCTGTCCGCCGGGCTGCCGCTGCCCACCGACATCCTGATCCACGACTACCTCACCGCCGGCGGGCAGAAGATCAGCAAATCATCGGGTACGCCGGTGGACCCCGTCGCGCTCGCCGGGCGCTACGGCACCGACGCGGTGCGGTGCTGGCTGCTGCGCGAGGTGCCCCGGGTCGGCGACGCCGACTTAACGGTGGAGCGGCTGATCGAGCGCGCCGACGCGGACCTGGCGGGGGGCGCGGGCAACCTGGTCAACCGGGTGGTCACCATGGTCCACCGCTACCGGGCCGGGCGGGTCCCCGCCGACGCCACGCCGGTGGCCGAGGCGAAGGAGCTGGTGGAGGCCGTCGCGGAGGCGCCGTGGACGATCGCGGCCGGGCTGGACGACTTCGACTTCCGCCGGGCCGCGGCGGCGGTGTGGGCGGTGGTCGAGGAGGCGAACCGGTTCGTCGAGCAGACGCGGCCGTGGGAGCAGGCGAAGGCGGAACGGTCCGGCGACCCCGACGCCGGGGTACGCCTCGACGGCGCGCTGGCCGCCCTGCTGACCGCCTGCCGAGCGGTGGGCGACCTGCTGGCCCCGTTCCTGCCCGGCGCATCCGCCCTGGTCACCACCCAGTGCACCCCCGGCCCCGACGGCACCCTGCCCCCACCCACCCCCCTGTTCCCCCGCCTCACCGACTCCTGA
- a CDS encoding GAP family protein encodes MGGAVAGVVPYALGVAASPLPIIAAILVLFSRRARVAGPAFLAGALVGVIAVSSAVYLLAGQGLRVGMDGGSGTVAGVLRVVFGVGLLAAAYLHVVRHRRSNGQHAMPKWMASADRWSPVKAAVLALLMYGVDPKNLALCAGAAHGLAEDPTAVAVLALSVFSLISCLPVIVLVGLYLAGGERAATHLDRCKTWLSRHHLLVMAGLLLVFGVLLISHGARTLLGR; translated from the coding sequence GTGGGCGGGGCGGTGGCGGGGGTGGTGCCGTACGCGCTGGGGGTGGCGGCGAGCCCGCTGCCGATCATCGCGGCGATCCTGGTGCTGTTCTCCCGGCGCGCCCGCGTCGCGGGCCCGGCGTTCCTGGCGGGGGCGCTGGTGGGCGTGATCGCGGTCAGCTCGGCGGTGTACCTGCTCGCCGGGCAGGGCCTCCGGGTCGGGATGGACGGCGGCTCGGGCACCGTCGCCGGGGTGCTGCGGGTCGTGTTCGGCGTCGGGCTGCTCGCGGCGGCGTACCTGCACGTCGTGCGGCACCGGCGCAGCAACGGGCAGCACGCGATGCCGAAGTGGATGGCGAGCGCCGACCGTTGGTCCCCGGTCAAGGCCGCCGTCCTGGCGCTGCTGATGTACGGCGTGGACCCGAAGAACCTGGCCCTGTGCGCCGGTGCCGCGCACGGCCTCGCCGAGGATCCGACCGCCGTCGCGGTGCTGGCGCTGAGCGTGTTCTCGCTGATCTCGTGCCTGCCGGTGATCGTGCTGGTGGGGCTGTACCTGGCGGGCGGCGAGCGGGCCGCGACCCACCTCGACCGCTGCAAGACCTGGCTGTCCCGCCATCACCTGCTGGTCATGGCGGGCCTGCTGCTCGTCTTCGGGGTGCTGCTGATCAGCCACGGCGCGCGCACCCTGCTCGGGCGCTGA
- a CDS encoding GAP family protein, whose product MGEVIGELLPLALGVAISPIPIIAVIIMLLAPRAGAAAAGFLLGWVIGIMLAVLVFMALAGRTGIGSGGEPTTTASVIKLVLGLLLLGLAVWQWRSRPKPGEQPKMPAWLAAVDKITTGKAIGLGFLLSAANVKNLPLLAAAGLIVGTAGLSAGGAALAVLIFAVIAVSTVAIPVIGYEFARDRMGPWLERLRAWLAEHNAAVMTVLLAVIGAVLLGKGLGGLWH is encoded by the coding sequence ATGGGCGAGGTGATCGGGGAACTGCTGCCGCTGGCGCTCGGGGTGGCGATCAGCCCGATTCCGATCATCGCGGTCATCATCATGCTGCTCGCCCCGCGCGCCGGTGCCGCCGCGGCGGGCTTCCTGCTCGGCTGGGTCATCGGCATCATGCTCGCCGTGCTCGTCTTCATGGCGCTGGCCGGCCGCACCGGCATCGGCTCCGGCGGCGAGCCGACCACCACCGCCTCGGTGATCAAGCTGGTGCTTGGTCTGCTGCTGCTGGGCCTTGCCGTCTGGCAGTGGCGCAGCCGGCCCAAGCCCGGCGAGCAGCCGAAGATGCCCGCGTGGCTCGCGGCCGTCGACAAGATCACCACTGGTAAGGCGATCGGGCTCGGTTTCCTGCTCTCCGCCGCCAATGTGAAGAACCTGCCCCTGCTGGCCGCCGCCGGGCTCATCGTCGGCACCGCCGGGCTGAGCGCGGGCGGGGCCGCGCTCGCGGTGCTGATCTTCGCGGTGATCGCGGTGAGCACGGTCGCCATCCCGGTCATCGGCTACGAGTTCGCCCGCGATCGGATGGGCCCCTGGCTGGAACGGCTGCGCGCTTGGCTGGCCGAGCACAACGCCGCCGTCATGACCGTCCTGCTCGCCGTCATCGGCGCCGTCCTCCTCGGCAAGGGCCTAGGCGGCCTCTGGCACTGA
- a CDS encoding DUF3311 domain-containing protein: MGDPTPATRPGDRSPWNWLLLIPIVLPLITVFFNAESPDLLGFPRFYWQQLAYILVGVSTTTLVYQLTKRRGEG; the protein is encoded by the coding sequence ATGGGCGATCCGACGCCCGCAACGCGGCCCGGCGATCGCAGTCCCTGGAACTGGCTGCTGCTGATCCCCATCGTCCTGCCGCTGATCACCGTCTTCTTCAACGCCGAGAGCCCGGACCTGCTGGGCTTTCCGCGTTTCTACTGGCAGCAGCTGGCGTACATCCTGGTCGGCGTCAGCACCACGACGCTGGTGTACCAGCTGACCAAGCGGCGTGGGGAGGGCTGA
- a CDS encoding serine/threonine-protein kinase, which produces MPVVPPHVLADRYRLREPLGQGGMGMVWLATDESLKRDVAVKEVVPPAGLTTEERDEMYARSMREARAIARVSHPNVVRIFDVVNVDGRPWIVMERLTGRSLAAVMAEEGPLAPERVADIGLGVLAALRAAHNAGMLHRDVKPANVMVGDDGRVVLTDFGLATLPGDPAVTRTGFILGSPSYIAPERVDGGDVGPAADLWSLGATLYAAVEGQGPYHRPNAMATLAALATEEPTPPRLAGPLKPLLNGLLRKDPSVRMKAAEAEQTLLRVAVGRRGGAAFLPGVRAKAVPAQRQPGYVPRSKRAELADAAGEPTPQPAADRPAEPGQAAAAVAGAALASSATPAAGKREARAAAPGTAAPSAEPAAAGDRGDSHAGSGEVVSAADGVPPSRPGRARLGVLVAAGLAVLVVGAVFLLPRLGDKPRDNGAGAAPSTSAASPSAAASPSASPSPAALVLPAGWHMYKDRTGFSVAVPKSWRVTREGSIVRFKEPSGGRLLLVDQSDYPKKDPVADWKRQEARRVAAGDWNDYRRVRIEKVDYFLACADWEFTYQGRGGRNHVINRGFVTGPKQAHAIYWSTPESKWQDNLDEFALITASFQPNPK; this is translated from the coding sequence ATGCCCGTTGTGCCGCCGCACGTACTCGCTGACCGATACCGGCTCCGTGAACCCCTCGGCCAGGGCGGGATGGGCATGGTCTGGCTCGCCACCGACGAGAGCCTCAAGCGTGACGTCGCGGTGAAGGAGGTCGTGCCCCCGGCCGGGCTGACCACCGAGGAACGCGACGAGATGTACGCGCGCTCGATGCGCGAGGCCCGTGCCATCGCCCGGGTCAGCCACCCCAACGTGGTGCGCATCTTCGACGTGGTCAACGTGGACGGCCGCCCCTGGATCGTGATGGAGCGCCTCACCGGCCGCTCGCTGGCCGCGGTGATGGCCGAGGAGGGCCCGCTGGCCCCCGAGCGCGTCGCCGACATCGGGCTCGGCGTGCTCGCCGCGCTGCGCGCCGCGCACAACGCGGGCATGCTGCACCGCGACGTCAAACCCGCCAACGTGATGGTGGGCGACGACGGCCGCGTCGTGCTCACCGACTTCGGCCTGGCCACCCTGCCCGGCGATCCCGCGGTGACGCGCACCGGCTTCATCCTGGGCTCACCGTCCTACATCGCCCCGGAACGCGTCGACGGCGGCGACGTCGGTCCCGCCGCGGACCTGTGGTCGCTGGGCGCGACGCTGTACGCGGCCGTGGAGGGGCAGGGGCCGTACCACCGCCCGAACGCCATGGCGACGCTGGCCGCGCTGGCCACCGAGGAGCCCACCCCGCCGCGCCTGGCCGGGCCCCTCAAGCCGCTGCTCAACGGCCTGCTGCGCAAGGACCCGTCGGTGCGGATGAAGGCCGCCGAGGCCGAGCAGACCCTGCTGCGGGTCGCCGTCGGCCGCCGCGGTGGCGCGGCCTTCCTGCCGGGGGTACGCGCGAAAGCCGTGCCCGCCCAGCGGCAGCCCGGGTACGTGCCCCGCAGCAAGCGCGCCGAACTCGCCGACGCGGCCGGCGAGCCGACGCCGCAGCCGGCCGCCGACCGGCCCGCCGAGCCCGGCCAGGCGGCCGCAGCCGTCGCGGGCGCTGCGCTCGCCTCCTCCGCGACGCCCGCGGCCGGCAAGCGTGAGGCACGGGCGGCGGCACCCGGCACGGCCGCGCCGTCGGCGGAACCGGCCGCTGCCGGGGACCGCGGTGACTCCCACGCGGGCTCGGGTGAGGTCGTGTCCGCTGCGGACGGTGTCCCGCCTTCGCGGCCGGGCCGGGCGCGCCTGGGGGTGCTGGTCGCGGCCGGGCTGGCGGTGCTGGTCGTGGGCGCGGTGTTCCTGCTGCCGCGGCTCGGGGACAAGCCGCGCGACAACGGTGCCGGGGCGGCGCCCAGCACCTCGGCCGCGAGCCCGAGCGCCGCCGCGTCGCCGAGCGCTTCGCCGTCGCCCGCGGCGCTGGTGCTGCCCGCGGGCTGGCACATGTACAAGGACCGCACGGGCTTCTCGGTCGCCGTCCCCAAGAGCTGGCGGGTGACCAGGGAGGGCTCCATCGTGCGGTTCAAGGAGCCCAGCGGCGGGCGGCTGCTGCTCGTGGACCAGTCCGACTACCCGAAGAAGGACCCGGTCGCCGACTGGAAGCGGCAGGAGGCGCGGCGGGTCGCCGCCGGCGACTGGAACGACTACCGCCGGGTGCGCATCGAGAAGGTCGACTACTTCCTGGCCTGCGCCGACTGGGAGTTCACCTATCAGGGCCGGGGCGGGCGCAACCACGTCATCAACCGCGGCTTCGTCACCGGCCCCAAGCAGGCCCACGCCATCTACTGGTCCACGCCGGAATCCAAGTGGCAGGACAACCTCGACGAGTTCGCCCTGATCACCGCCAGTTTCCAGCCCAACCCGAAGTAG
- a CDS encoding glycosyltransferase family 8 protein has translation MDIAFAFDEAYAEHVQVAVESVLDCHPGSPGLTFWLLTTEAVAKEREPALRRQLAGRGRLRLLTTGDEFRALPVVGEEWLSYVSAGMYLRLLLPGLVGPDVTRLLYLDVDVQVSGDLTPLWQLGLGDAPLAAVRDAFTATFATHGGVPGAGPEHDPDAPYFNSGVLLMNLPVWRRDRISARCLAYLAAYADRLRFPDQDALNLVAYGRWLRLPHRWNNMRSFLLEQAPDTPHDTRVMHFAGPRKPWTEGFRPGFRYERYQALAARAAAYG, from the coding sequence ATGGACATCGCCTTCGCGTTCGACGAGGCATACGCCGAGCACGTTCAGGTCGCGGTGGAGTCGGTGCTCGACTGCCATCCCGGCTCCCCCGGCCTGACGTTCTGGCTGCTCACCACGGAGGCGGTGGCCAAGGAGCGGGAGCCCGCGCTGCGCCGCCAGCTCGCCGGGCGCGGCCGGCTGCGCCTGCTCACCACCGGCGACGAGTTCCGCGCCCTGCCCGTCGTCGGCGAGGAGTGGCTGTCCTATGTCAGCGCCGGCATGTACCTGCGGCTGCTGCTGCCCGGGCTGGTCGGCCCGGACGTCACCCGGCTGCTCTACCTCGACGTCGACGTGCAGGTCAGCGGCGACCTCACCCCGCTGTGGCAGCTCGGCCTCGGCGACGCCCCGCTCGCCGCCGTACGCGACGCGTTCACGGCCACGTTCGCCACCCACGGCGGCGTGCCCGGCGCCGGGCCCGAGCACGACCCGGACGCGCCCTACTTCAACTCCGGCGTGCTGCTGATGAACCTGCCGGTCTGGCGGCGCGACCGGATCAGCGCCAGGTGCCTGGCCTACCTCGCCGCGTACGCCGACCGGCTGCGCTTCCCCGACCAGGACGCCCTGAACCTGGTCGCCTACGGCCGCTGGCTGCGGCTGCCGCACCGCTGGAACAACATGCGCAGCTTCCTGCTGGAACAGGCCCCGGACACCCCGCACGACACCCGCGTCATGCACTTCGCCGGGCCGCGCAAGCCGTGGACCGAGGGCTTCCGCCCTGGCTTCCGGTACGAGCGGTATCAGGCGCTCGCCGCCCGCGCCGCCGCCTACGGCTGA
- a CDS encoding DUF72 domain-containing protein: MGEILVGTASWTDSTLLASGWYPESANTPERRLKYYATRFPLVEVDATYYAVPGESTVELWAARTPKDFTFNIKAFSMLTRHPTKVSALPKDLRPETDKRNVYPDALDPQAYEDVWSRFLSALDPLVEAGKLGMLLFQFPPWFTIRRDNKQYLLEVAERCAPLRVGIELRHESWFKGDNAAETLEFLRKHKVPYVCVDMPQGYRNSVPPVLAATADLAAVRFHGHSDRWTSKDIHEKFGYLYKPRELKDWAPKLRELAGDAEQTHVLMNNCYSDYAQRNAAQLVDLLSGET, translated from the coding sequence ATGGGCGAGATCCTGGTGGGTACGGCGTCGTGGACCGACAGCACCCTGCTGGCGTCGGGCTGGTACCCGGAGTCGGCGAACACGCCCGAGCGGCGGCTGAAGTACTACGCGACGCGGTTCCCGCTGGTCGAGGTCGACGCCACCTACTACGCCGTGCCCGGCGAGAGCACCGTGGAGCTGTGGGCGGCGCGTACGCCGAAGGACTTCACCTTCAACATCAAGGCGTTCAGCATGCTCACCCGGCACCCGACGAAGGTGAGCGCGCTGCCCAAGGACCTGCGCCCGGAGACCGACAAGCGCAACGTGTACCCGGACGCGCTGGACCCGCAGGCGTACGAGGACGTCTGGAGCCGCTTCCTGTCCGCCCTGGACCCGCTGGTCGAGGCGGGCAAGCTCGGCATGCTGCTGTTCCAGTTCCCGCCGTGGTTCACCATCCGCCGCGACAACAAGCAGTACCTGCTGGAGGTGGCCGAGCGGTGCGCGCCGCTGCGGGTGGGCATCGAGCTGCGCCACGAGTCGTGGTTCAAAGGCGACAACGCCGCCGAGACGCTGGAGTTCCTGCGCAAGCACAAGGTGCCGTACGTCTGCGTGGACATGCCGCAGGGGTACAGGAACTCGGTGCCGCCGGTGCTCGCGGCGACCGCCGACCTGGCCGCGGTGCGCTTCCACGGGCACAGCGACAGGTGGACCAGCAAGGACATCCACGAGAAGTTCGGCTACCTGTACAAGCCGCGCGAGCTGAAAGACTGGGCGCCGAAGCTGCGCGAGCTGGCCGGCGACGCCGAGCAGACGCACGTGCTCATGAACAACTGCTACTCCGACTACGCCCAGCGCAACGCCGCGCAGCTCGTCGACCTGCTGTCCGGCGAGACGTGA
- a CDS encoding lamin tail domain-containing protein, producing MRHWVRRAALPALVGMSASLAGPVLPAAAAAVSPDIVISQVYGGGGNIGATYTNDFIELYNRGASAVDVTGWSVQYASAAGSTWQVTALTGSIAPGSHYLVQEAAGPGGTTPLPTPDATGGIALSAVSGKVALVTNSSALTCGVDCDAAAGVRDFVGYGAANDFETAAAPGLNNTTAALRDGGGSVDTDDNSADFGTDAPNPRNSGSANEADLAVDKGDSADPVLPGANLTYTITVTNNGPDVAEDAELTDTLPAGTTFVSLSSPAGWTATTPPVGATGTVSATTGGLAVGTATFTLVVAVDAAATGQLSNTAKVASATADPDPDSNTSTETTNIGQPSANLAIRKMDAPDPVTAGGLLTYRIEVSNSGPNAAQNVVFTDDIPANTTFVSFSSPAGWTATTPPVGGTGTVTATRSSLAVGTTGFTLVVQVNPAATGTITNSSGITSATHDPNTSNNADSEDTVIAPAGPICTITGTQRNDVLNGTPGNDVICGLGGNDIINGLGGDDTVYGGPGRDLISGGSGADTVYGEGDGDILSVADRVRGNDTVDGGPGFDLCSADPLDGVLSCP from the coding sequence ATGCGTCACTGGGTACGGAGGGCGGCACTGCCTGCCCTGGTCGGCATGTCGGCGTCGCTGGCGGGGCCGGTCCTGCCGGCGGCCGCCGCGGCGGTATCGCCCGACATCGTCATCAGCCAGGTGTACGGCGGCGGCGGGAACATCGGCGCGACGTACACCAACGACTTCATCGAGCTCTACAACCGCGGCGCGAGCGCGGTCGACGTGACGGGCTGGTCGGTGCAGTACGCCAGTGCCGCGGGCAGCACGTGGCAGGTCACCGCGCTGACCGGCTCCATCGCGCCGGGCAGCCACTACCTGGTCCAGGAGGCGGCGGGCCCGGGCGGCACCACGCCGCTGCCCACCCCGGACGCGACGGGCGGCATCGCGCTCAGCGCCGTCTCGGGCAAGGTCGCCCTGGTCACCAACAGCTCCGCGCTGACCTGCGGAGTGGACTGCGACGCCGCCGCGGGGGTACGCGACTTCGTCGGCTACGGCGCCGCCAACGACTTCGAGACCGCCGCCGCCCCCGGCCTGAACAACACCACGGCCGCGCTGCGCGACGGCGGCGGATCGGTCGACACGGACGACAACAGCGCCGACTTCGGCACGGACGCGCCGAACCCGCGCAACAGCGGGTCCGCGAACGAGGCCGATCTCGCGGTGGACAAGGGCGACTCGGCCGACCCCGTGCTCCCGGGCGCGAACCTGACCTACACCATCACGGTCACCAACAACGGCCCCGACGTGGCCGAGGACGCCGAGCTGACCGACACCCTCCCGGCGGGGACCACGTTCGTCTCGCTCAGCTCGCCCGCGGGCTGGACGGCGACCACGCCGCCGGTCGGCGCCACCGGCACGGTCAGCGCGACGACGGGCGGCCTGGCCGTCGGCACGGCCACGTTCACGCTGGTCGTGGCCGTCGACGCCGCGGCCACCGGGCAGCTGTCGAACACCGCCAAGGTCGCCTCGGCCACCGCCGATCCGGACCCGGACAGCAACACCTCCACCGAGACCACGAACATCGGGCAGCCGTCGGCGAACCTCGCCATCCGCAAGATGGACGCGCCGGACCCGGTGACGGCCGGCGGCCTGCTGACGTACCGGATCGAGGTGAGCAACAGCGGGCCGAACGCCGCGCAGAACGTCGTGTTCACCGACGACATCCCGGCGAACACCACGTTCGTCTCGTTCAGCTCGCCCGCGGGCTGGACGGCCACCACGCCGCCGGTCGGCGGCACCGGCACGGTCACCGCGACCAGGAGCAGCCTCGCCGTCGGCACGACCGGGTTCACGCTGGTCGTACAGGTGAACCCGGCCGCGACCGGCACGATCACCAACAGCAGCGGCATCACCAGCGCCACGCACGACCCGAACACCTCGAACAACGCCGACAGCGAGGACACCGTGATCGCGCCGGCCGGCCCGATCTGCACGATCACCGGCACCCAGCGCAACGACGTGCTCAACGGCACGCCCGGCAACGACGTCATCTGCGGCCTGGGCGGCAACGACATCATCAACGGCCTGGGCGGCGACGACACCGTCTACGGCGGTCCGGGCCGCGACCTGATCAGCGGCGGGTCGGGCGCCGACACGGTGTACGGCGAGGGCGACGGCGACATCCTCTCCGTGGCGGACAGGGTGCGCGGCAACGACACCGTCGACGGCGGACCCGGCTTCGACCTGTGCAGCGCGGACCCGCTCGACGGCGTCCTCAGCTGTCCCTGA
- a CDS encoding glycosyltransferase family 2 protein yields MSPRLSVLIPTFGDAHTLALTLAALCRQTLDPALFEVVVVNDGSDPAPYAELTGAAYPFAFRFDSLPENRGRSAARNRAVALAAGELVCFLDSDVLAEPRLLERHLAFHDGRDGPVVLIGKRYEGDWAVLAAALDGAPLTHELAGPRHEDFRFRVPGRDESPQEWLAGAPWVFALTNNVSLPRQTVLDAGGFDEAYGTRWGFEDTDLALRVHRVLGDAAFGYDPLAAGFHVPAVRDLANLQQDYGVNLELFRDRHRCLDAELVDLPAPTEVTRKIRHYRQALAACAEHGVGRLAEVWPVLGAEFGGRAVLWQAFGTDEVPLGERAVTHDHGRPLSDSNLHLLGTWSPYPDGAFEAVVSVDVWRLYEQRELSRLLRLGLRQAGEVVLVYMHGPAVKALPADLPVLTGPDFFASLLRRRYPQTRTEHFGEITLFRITA; encoded by the coding sequence ATGTCCCCGCGCCTGAGCGTGCTCATCCCGACCTTCGGCGACGCGCACACGCTCGCGCTGACCCTGGCCGCGCTGTGCCGGCAGACGCTCGACCCGGCGCTGTTCGAGGTCGTGGTGGTCAACGACGGCTCGGATCCGGCGCCCTACGCGGAGCTGACCGGCGCGGCGTACCCGTTCGCGTTCCGGTTCGACAGCCTGCCGGAGAACCGGGGGCGGTCCGCCGCGCGCAACCGGGCGGTGGCGCTGGCCGCGGGCGAGCTGGTCTGCTTCCTCGACAGCGACGTGCTGGCCGAGCCCCGGCTGCTGGAACGGCACCTGGCCTTCCACGACGGGCGCGACGGCCCGGTGGTGCTGATCGGCAAGCGGTACGAGGGGGACTGGGCGGTGCTGGCCGCCGCGCTGGACGGCGCGCCGCTCACGCACGAGCTGGCCGGGCCGCGGCACGAGGACTTCCGGTTCCGGGTGCCGGGCCGGGACGAGTCGCCGCAGGAGTGGCTGGCGGGCGCGCCGTGGGTGTTCGCGCTGACCAACAACGTGTCGCTGCCCCGGCAGACGGTGCTGGACGCGGGCGGGTTCGACGAGGCGTACGGCACGCGCTGGGGCTTCGAGGACACCGACCTGGCGCTGCGGGTGCACCGGGTGCTCGGCGACGCGGCGTTCGGGTACGACCCGCTCGCGGCCGGGTTCCACGTGCCCGCCGTACGTGACCTGGCCAACCTGCAGCAGGACTACGGCGTCAACCTGGAGCTGTTCCGGGACCGGCACCGCTGCCTGGACGCGGAGCTGGTGGACCTGCCCGCGCCGACCGAGGTCACCCGCAAGATCCGGCACTACCGGCAGGCGCTGGCCGCCTGCGCCGAGCACGGGGTGGGGCGGCTGGCCGAGGTGTGGCCGGTGCTCGGCGCCGAGTTCGGCGGCCGGGCGGTGCTGTGGCAGGCGTTCGGCACCGACGAGGTGCCGCTGGGGGAGCGCGCGGTCACCCACGACCACGGGCGGCCGCTGTCCGACAGCAATCTGCACCTGCTGGGGACGTGGTCGCCGTATCCCGACGGCGCGTTCGAGGCCGTGGTGAGCGTGGACGTGTGGCGGCTGTACGAGCAGCGCGAGCTGTCCCGGCTGCTGCGGCTGGGGCTGCGCCAGGCGGGGGAGGTGGTGCTCGTTTACATGCACGGACCGGCGGTCAAGGCGCTGCCCGCGGACCTGCCGGTGCTGACCGGCCCGGACTTCTTCGCCTCGCTGCTGCGCCGCCGCTACCCGCAGACCCGCACCGAGCACTTCGGAGAGATCACATTGTTCCGGATCACAGCGTAA